A stretch of DNA from Staphylococcus equorum:
TCGCCGCCAGAGAATCCTTCGTTTAAATAACGTTGCGCCATATCTTGATCGATATCTAAACGATCCATTTCTTTATCTAATTTTTTGATAAATTGCATCAAGTTAATTTCATTACCTTCTCCACGTTTAACATTAATTGCTGAACGTAGAAAATCTGCAGTTGTAACACCAGTGATTTCTGACGGATATTGCATAGCTAAGAAAAGTCCAGCTTTTGCACGTTCGTCAACTTCAAGTTCTAATATGTTAACACCGTCTAATAAAACTTCACCTTTCGTTACTTCGTAGTTAGGGTGTCCCATGATTGCTGATGATAATGTTGATTTACCAGTACCATTTGGTCCCATTACAACGTGTATTTCGTCTGTGTTAATTGTTAAGTTAACACCCTTAAGAATTTCTTTATCTTCAATAGACACATGTAGGTCTTTAATTTCTAATGTTGATGGCATACATATTCCCTCCGTATTATATGATATGTTTTTCTTATCTAGTTTATAATAATTTTAATCTACAGTCAAAAGACTGAGCCTTTCTTACATCTTCTAATTATAACGTAGTTATATTCGAATATAAACCTTTTCAGGAGCTAAATTAAAATCGTTATTAAAACACAATCATTTTCGATAGGGATTCTTTAATTTTTGTAACTGATAATAATATCATCTTTGTTCTCAATACCTATATTCTTTTAAATTAGAGTCTCAGTTCATTTATATGTGATAAACAATAATCTTTTCTATTTTGCTTTTAATATTATCATGCTTACTTTTATGCTATTATCATTTATATATTTTTAATCAAAAGGAGACTGTCATGTCAAAAATAAAATGGTCAAATATTTGGAAAGGATTTGCTATGGGAACAACTGATTTAGTTCCGGGAGTGAGTGGAGGTACAATCGCACTCTTACTCGGTATTTATGATGAATTCATTCGTTCTGTTAGTGGTCTTTTTTCAAAACGTTTTTGGGAAAGTTTAAAATTTTTAATACCAATCGGATTAGGAATGGTAATTGCTATTGGGTTATTAAGTAAAGTTATTAATTACTTACTTAATGAACACACAGTACCCACGATGTTCTTTTTTGTTGGGTTAATCGCAGGAATCGTTCCATATTTATTAAAAACTTCTCGATTTAAACAAACATTTAATGTTAAACATTACTCTCTTGTAGCATTGGGTATCATTATAATTGTTGTTATTACTTTATTAAATAACGGCGACAAGCATGCAGGTGAAACACTAGAAATTTCAACTGGTCTTTTCATAAAATATTTTATTGCTGGTGCGTGTGCTTCTAGTGCTATGTTACTTCCAGGTATATCAGGATCATTTATGTTATTAGTGTTTGGAGTATACGGTACAGTAATGTATGCTCTCTCAGAATTTATTTCGCTAAACTTTAATGCCATTCCTGTATTGATTTCTGTTGGTTTAGGCGTTATTGCCGGTTTCTTATTTGCTAGTAAAATCATTCAACATTTATTGACTTACCATACTTACTTAACCTATGCATTAATTATTGGTTTTGTAGTAGGTTCGCTTTACGCAGTATTTCCTGGCCTCCCGGATTCTATTTTAATATGGATAATTTCAATCATAACGATAATTTGTGGCTTTATTATTAGTTATAAATTAGGAAGCACTACAAAAGATTAAAATCAATATATGTTTGAAACGCCGTCGATATTGCTCGATGGCGTTTTTAAATACACTTTCTCAAAGTTTTCGATGACACAAAACACAAATTCAATTTTTTAAACTCTGTAAATCTTGATAGTGGATAACTACACTCATTTTTTATATAATGAACTTTCAATCATTTTTAGATTGAATCAGAAAATATTGGAGGAATTAATTAATATTTGGGAACCCTTATTAGTTTAATCACGTTTATCATTTTATTAATACTTACTGCATTCTTTGTCGCTTCAGAGTTCGCAATAGTCAAAGTTCGAACATCAAGAATCCACTCGCTTGCAACAGGTAATAACAAAAATGCACTTTCAGCACAAAAGGTAGTAACACACTTAGATGAATACCTAGCCGCCTGTCAATTAGGTATTACAATTACCGCTTTAGGCATCGGTATGGTCGGCGAATCGACTTTCGAGTTTATGTTACACCCGCTTTTCAGTAGTTTAGGCTTGTCAGATTCGATGATACATGTCTTCACATTAATTAGCGCTTTCGTAATTGCAACCTATTTACACGTTGTAGTCGGCGAAATGGCTCCTAAGACAGTTGCGATACAAAAAGCCGAACAAATCACATTAATTATAGCTAAACCAATGATCATGTTTTACAAATTATTTTATCCATTTATATATATACTTAATGGTTCAGCGAGATTAATTTTGAAGATGTTTGGCATGCAACCTGCTAAAGAAAGTGAACTTTATCATTCCGAAGAAGAATTAAAATTATTGATTAAAGAAAGTCATGAAGGCGGAGAAATCTCTGAAAATGAATTAACACATATCAATCGTGCTTTTGCCTTTGATGAAATGACGATTAATGATGGTTATATTGCTCTCGACAAAGTTTCAATTATCGATATTAAAAATGATGTTGATGAAACAAAAGCTTATATAAATAATGCGAATTACACAAGATTCCCTGTATTTAGAGATAACCCAACTCAAATTGTTGGTTACTTACATGCTAAGGATTTTTTAAATGATGATTTAACGACACTTGAAAATATTACAAACGATATTCTAAAAGTAAGTCTTAATACTAAATACCATCATGTATTAGAGCTGATGAAAACACATCAAATCCACATCGCACTTGTCGAAGATGAAAACCGTAATCCTATTGGTATAATTACCATGGAAAACATTTTAGAAAATATAGTTGGCGATATTAAAGATGAGCATGATTTAGTCTAAATATGTACTTTAATTAAAATAGTATTTCAACCGTAGACAAACCACCGACGAAGTTAAGCAACTTTGTTGGTGGTTTTTTGTAGTTCTTTAAGTACAATCTTATTATTTTATATGTCAGAAGCGTTTGGCTCAGACACGGTTACATATTTACGTATTGAAGTATTCTGCAAGCACTAAATTAGTCCCATTTGCTCATGCGTCTTGTAAGAATCCAGATAAATGCGCTAAAAAATAACCCGGAAGTATATGTCCCATCACTTTTAAATCATTTATGATATAAAAGCATCCCATAACTTCCGAGCTATTAAATAAAATATCAACAGCGAAAGTGATATTTTATTGATTCTATATATAATCAATATATAAACCTTCCATTATTATAGAAAGCTTACCATTAATTTGTTAGTTCTCCCATTGAAAATTAAACTGATTTTTCTCAATCAATCTATTTCCATTCTCTTATTTTACTCACCTGAGACCACTATTTCAAATATAAGAGATAAGCGTGCATCACATGTTTCAATCATTTATTACAATTCACTTTATAAATGCTATACACAACTATATTTTACAGTTTTTTATTATTGCCTTATATTGTCCAAACGTCAAAAATACATACCCACGCATTTATATATTTTGATAATCTAATATATAATTTATGATATCCTTAAGCAAAAAGGAGATTTATTATGGGTTTACTAGCTGCTATTGTATTAGGGATTATTTTCATACCTATCTACGCTTATTTTTGGGCTTTTATATTTCGCTGGGAAAATAATAGAAGAGTTAAGCGGAACAACTTTACCCCCATGACTGATAAACAGTATTATTTACTTTTAATCGTACATGGAATATTTGCTACATTTTTAGTTATCTTTGCAATATACATAAGTTACTTTAAATGATATGTGGCTATTTCATAATAATAAAGCCCTCTACACTCATATTCTCAACTTTAATTTTTTATTATCGTATTAATTAAAAAACAAGAAAGAGTTAAAATGGAATGACAATTATTACCGAAATAGCAATTTTGTGTTAACGAATCACAATGGCAATCCTATACAACTTAGACGCTTTTACATATTTTTAAGAAAGACTGTTAAAGATGAAGAGATTATAAAAGAAGTATCTTCACAAATATTAAGTCGTAGCCATATCTTTAAAAAGTGTTATAGAACAAATGGATAAGGAAATGATGAACAACCTTGAATAAGTAAAACTTAGTTAACACGTCCAAATTTGGTCGTGTTTTTTATGCTTTATATTCGATAATTTTTACATACTGCCCTTTTTCAATTCTTACAACCATAAAAAAGAACCCTCAAACCGTTGCGGTTAAAGGATTCTTCATAAAATTTGATATTATTTTGCTGGTACGACCGCACCATCGTATTCTTTGTTGATATAGTCTTTAATTTCTTTAGACTGGAGTACATCAATTAGCGCTTTAATTTTCTCGTCATCTTTATGACCTTCTCTTACGCCAATTAAATTCGCATAAGGATTGTCTTTTGCTTTCTCTAGAACAATTGAATCATCTTTAGGGCTTAAATCTTGATCAATTGCAAAGTTTGAATTAATAATTACAGCATCAGCATCTTCGTTTTGATAAATTTTAGGTAGATACTCTGCAGATTGTTTATTATTAAATTTGATGTCTTTTTTATTTTCTACAATATCATCAAACGTAGCGTCTTCTGTTTTAACGCCATCTTTTAATTTAATAAGTCCTTCATCTACGAAGAATTTTAAGAAACGTCCTTCTTCAGCTGGATTATTCGAAACATATACTGTTGCGCCTTTTGGTAAATCTTTTAAACTTTTATATTTTTTAGAGTAAACTGCCATAGGCTCCAAGTGAACGTTTCCTGCTGATTCCACTTTATAGCCTTTGTCTTCCTTCTCTGTTTTTAAATATGGTGTATGTTGGAAGAAGTTCGCATCAAGTTCACCTTTATCTAATAATTTATTCGGTGTTGTATAATCATTAATCGTTTTGATTTTTAGCTTATAACCTTTATCTTCTAACAATGGTTCTGCTTTTTCTAATATTTCTGCGTGCGGTGCTGGCGAAGCTCCGACTGTAATTGTCTTATCTTTTTCATCTCCGCCACCGCCACATGCTGCTAATAAAAGTGCTAAAGCAACTACAGAAACTAAACTTAATATTTTTTTCATATAATAAAGTCCCCTTTTAAAATTTATCGTTTATCTATTTTATTTGTAGACCAGTCACCAATAAATTGAATGATAAATACAATAATCAGTATTAAAACTGTTGATACAAATATGACGTCATTTTGATTTCGTGTGAAGCCAGTTAAATACGCTAAGTTACCTAAACCACCTGCACCAATTACACCAGCAACCGCTGTTGATCCAACTAAAGCAATTGCAGTCACTGTAATACCGGATATTAAAGCTGGCATTGCTTCTGGTAAAAGGACTTTTTTCACTACTGTCCATGTATTTGCGCCCATTGACCAAGCCGCTTCGATTACGCCTTTGTCGATTTCTTTAAATGCGATCTCTACTAATCTTGCATAGAACGGTGCAGCACTAATAATCAATGCTGGTAAAGCTCCAGTTGGTCCACTAATTGTTCCTAATATTAAACTTGTGAATGGAATCAACAAGAGTATGAGAATAATGAAAGGTATCGCTCTGAATAAGTTTACGATAAATGAAACTACACTATAAAAGACTCTTGCCACTGGTGATTTACTTTTAGCTGATAAGAAGAGTAATACACCTAAAATCAGTCCTAAAACAAAAGCAAACGCTGTTGCTATTACAGTCATATAAATTGTTTCATATGTTGCTAACCAAACTTCGTCCCAACTAATATTTGGCATAGTAACCATCTCACGGAGTATGTCACCAAACGAATTACCCATGCTTTAACACCTCCACTGAAACGTGTTGCGCTTCTAAATCATTTTTGAACTTTTCGAATTTTTCTGAATTTACTGTTGGTAAATGCACTACTAAAAAGCCGATTGAACCGTCTTTCGTATGTTTAATATTAGCTTCCAATATATTTACATCAATATTATGCGTCTTAGTTATGTATGATACTAACGGCTCCGTAGTATTGCTTCCTGTAAAATTCAAGCGAACTACATAATCATTTTCATTTAATGTTATTAAATCTGTGATAGATTCATCAAAATCATCGTCTAAATCATCTTTCACAAAGCGTTTTGTTACTTCATGTTGTGGGTTTTCAAAGACAGTTGTAACCTTGCCTTGTTCAATTACACGGCCATTTTCCATAACAGCGACTTCATCACAGATACGTCGAATGACATGCATTTCGTGTGTAATGATTACGATTGTTAAATTTCGTTCTTCTTTAATCTTTAATAATAATTCTAGAATTTCATCTGTCGTTTGAGGATCTAAAGCACTTGTTGCTTCATCGCAAAGCAATACAGTAGGTTCATTAGCTAATGCACGCGCGATACCGACACGTTGCTTTTGACCGCCTGATAATTCCGATGGATATGCATTTTCTCTTCCTTTTAGTCCTACCAATTCCACTAGTTCTAAAGCACGTTGCTTCGCTTCACGGCGCGAAACACCAGCAATTTCTAGCGGAAATGTAATATTATTTAATACATTTCGTGACCACAGTAAATTAAAATGTTGAAAAATCATGCTCACTTTTTGACGTTTTTTTCTTAAATCTGATTTAGATAAATCACCAATCTTATCTCCATCAATAATTACGTCACCTGAAGTAGGTTGCTCGAGATTGTTCAAGAGTCTTACTAAAGTACTTTTCCCCGCTCCTGAAAAACCAACTACTCCAAAGATTGAGCCTGATTGAATGTTTAAATCAACATGATCTACAGCTAGTACGTCGTGTTTTTTTGTCTTGTACCTTTTGACTATTTGATTTAATTCAATCATCACACTTGCCTCCTTGTATTACACTATCAATTAAAAAATGCTTCCTCTATTATTCAGTGAAGAAAAGAGAAAGCATTAATCGCTTCTCTCATCTCCCAAAGTTAATCGTAACTTCATGTGAATTGGCACCATTTCTGATTCAGACGGTTGCCGGGCTTCAAAGGGCACATCCCTCCACCACTCTTGATAAGAGTATCATTTATTTAATTATTTTTAATCCTATCATCGCACTCATGTTTCGTCAATAACTATTTTAAATTTTCTAACAAATAAGGAACAGATTGAAATGCGTAAATTCTTTTCTGCTCTTTACCTTTAGACATCAACATGAGCACAGGTACAGATTGTATTTCTTGCGCTTGGCTAAAATCAGGATGAAAATTCAAATCTATTTTTGTAATTGGTAGTTTCAAAATTTCATTTGCTATATCTAACATGCGTTCTGAAACTTTACAAGTTCCACACGTTGGTGTATAACCAAATATTAAATATTTTTCTTTTTCTTCATGTTCGTGCACATCTGCACGGTGTTCACTTGTTACATTCATGTTAATAAACTTACCCTTTCAGCTATATAATCTAATTTTGCTTTAGCTACTTTTTCTGCGTCTTTTACAGAAAAACCATGTTTTCGCAGTACTTTGGATAAATATGGTTTAGGGCATCTAGCAACCTCACAATATTGTCTATCTATGCGTATATGTTTACTTTCACTGAGATATCGTTTGAACCATTTCCGTATCTTTTCACCTTCTTTATCTGAATCAACAAGAATATACACTTGTTTATCATATAAAGTTTCAACCATTTCATCGATTTTATCAATGCCCATAGTACCGTTTGTACATATGATATCAATTGGCTGATCAATAACTTGCTTTACCCGCTTCTTGTCTGACTTGCCTTCGACAATGATAACTTGGTTTAGTATCGTCATGACATCCACCCTCTAAATGTTGATAGTTGTTCAATCTACTTAGTTCTTCACAATACTTAGCGACTATAAACATAATTTACATATTCCTAATCTTATCTTATTATTGAAAATAATTTTTGTCATTTAAAGACATCTAATTAAATATTCATTATCTTATATAAGAACTGTTTTTTAGTACTATTAAGCTATGATTTACTATAGCTCACTTTATGCATCTTTTAACTTGACTAAAAACCACATAAAATAGATTATTCTCATTAAAAAAACCCCAAGATAATCTATATCATGGAGTTCATACTTTGTTTTTATTCACCAATCATTTCTGAGTATTGCTCAGCTGATAGTAATTCATCTAATTGACTTTCATCACTTAATTCAACTTTTACCATCCATGCTTTATCGTATGGTGATTCATTTACGAATTCTGGGCTGTCTTCTAATTCTTCGTTAGACTCGACAACTTTCCCAGTAACAGGTGCGTATAGTTCTGAAACTGTTTTTACTGATTCAACACTACCAAAAGTTTCACCTTCGTTAATCTCATCGTCGACTTCTGGTAATTCAACGAATACGATATCTCCTAATTCACCTTGAGCATATTCAGTTATACCAATTGTTACTGTATTTCCTTCAATTTTAACCCATTCATGTTCTTTAGAATATTTAAATTCACTCGGTACTGCCACAAGAATCCCCTCCTAAATGATTTTACATATTAATGATGCCATATGAAAAGCTTTCAAGCAACTATTTCCTGATACCATAATGCAATCAGATGTTTTCACAGCAATAGATGAAGCGTTTCCACAATCACTATTGTAACCACTTATTTAATTATGAATTTAAAATTTATTTTATAACCAAGTTTCTTTATATTGGTCTTCTTTAAATCCAACTGTAACTTTATTTCCTGAAATGGCTAGCGGTCTTTTAACTAACATACCATTTGAAGCCAATAAATCTAACTTTTCATCATTCGTTAGATCTTTCAACTTATCTTTCAATCCAAGCTCACGATATTTTGCGCCATGTGTGTTAAAAAGTTTATTAATATCAATTTCTGTCGCTTCAATAATATCTTTAAACTCGTTTTTAGTAGGTGTATGTTGAACGATATCAATTGGTTCAAAACTAACACCATACTCCTGTAAGAACTTAGCTGCCTTCTTACAAGTTGTACAATTAGGATACTGGTAAAATTTTATCATTATGCTGTACCTCCTATGTCTAGTTAACACTAATATATCAAATTTCTACTTAAAACGCTCTTAATATCAAGCTGATTTTTTTAATAATGGCTAATTGTCAGTTATAATAAAGTTAATAATATCTAAAATAAAGGAGTTATACTATGCAACCAATAAATTCTACAGACAATTTTAAAGAAACAATACAAAGTGATAATCCTGTCATTGTTAAATTCGAAGCAGGCTGGTGTCCAGATTGTAAAGCGATGGACATGTGGATTGATCCAATCACTGAAAAATATAATGATTACCAATGGTTCACTGTAAATCGTGATGAATTAGAAGACGTAGCGTCTGACAATGATGTAATGGGTATTCCTAGCTTGTTAGTTTTCAAAAATGGAGAAAAACTAGCTCATTTACATTCAGCAAATGCAAAATCTCCAGAACAAGTTGAATCATTTTTAGCAGAAACATTTAAATAAATTATAAAATATTGCAGATGAAAATCTAAGGCATACATTTAAGTATAAAGGCCGCATTGAATTTTAATTTCAATGCGGCCTTTATATATTTATCTCAACAATCATTCAAATGACTGCTTACCCACTTTACAATTATTATATGACAGTTAAAATTTATCAATTATATTATTTAGATGACGTTCTCTATGTGGTACTTCGTCTTCTAAATCAGTTAAATATAAAAATCCGACTAAGCTCTCATCGTCTTTCACTCCAAATAACGCACGCATTTCAGGTTCAAAAATATATGCTGGCGTTTTCCAACACGTACCAATGCCAACTTCATGTAGAAGAAGCATTAAATTTTGAGTGAAAGCTCCAAATGCCATATAATTTTCTAAATTTTGTTTTTGTCTTGGATCTTCTTTTAAGACTAAAGCTAGCATGCCCCCAAGATTTGTTGCTACATTATAATGATCTTCTTGTTTTTTCTTCAGATTAGGAAACGCGATTTTGGTAAGCTGTTTACTCATATCCCCTAATCTATCTTTAGCAATATGAACAACTCTCCATGGCTCTCTCATACCATGATTAGGTGCATCAGTAGCTTGTTGAATAGCTTGATATAAAGCAGCATCGTCTATATTCATATCTCTTTTGAACACTTTAATACTACGACGTTGTGCTATTGCTTCCTGCAATTCCATATAATATCGCCCTTTCACTATTGATAATTATTTTCAATTATAAGACAGGTCGAGATTATTTTCAAACTACTCATATAACTTTAATTGTTGTTTTAACGCTTCAACATGAATTTGACCTGGTGCTTTAGGACTATCAAGACAGCCATACGTTACAGTGCCTCCAAATAATCCCTGCGCAGTCCTTGATATAACACCCAATTTTGACATTGCAATGCCTATTACTTGTTGAGTGACTGAATCAGACGTTTCTGACATCGCACTTAATAAATTAAGCACATCTTGTTTTTCATGAGGCATTACTGCAACTTTTAAATAATCTGGTTCAAGTTGATGCATTTTAAAATAAAGATGTTTTAAAGCTTCTAATGCCGGTGTTTTTTTAAAATCATGATAGGACAATACCACTTGGATTTGTTTGCTTTTAAATTGTTCAATTAAATCTATTAAAGGTTGTGTTGATTTCCCGGGTTCAAATTCAATATCAACTAAATCAATATGTGCTAAATTGATCATTTCAGCTAATGCATTCAAATATGCTTCTTGTGATAACGTGCCGCTTCCACCTTGTGAAGAAGTACGATAAGTAACGAGTATTTTTTTCCCTAAATTTAAACTATAGATATTGTCTACTACTTTAGACACATGCTTCACATCAAAATCCACCCACTGATCTATTCTAAGTTCAATGATTTCTATTGAATCTTGAAATTTAATTAAGTCTTTTATAGTAGATTGTGAAAGTTCGTTTTCTGGCGCTATCGTAACAGCTATATCAACTTCAGTCATTTTTATTACTTCCTTTATCTAATATGATTAAAATAATTGTATAACAATTTTCAAAAATAAAACAATCAATATACATTAACTTATAAAATGGCAGTATTAATCAAAGAATGAATTTTATATGATTTAAAAATAATTCTTCGGGTATACAGTAATAGTAAGTCATTAAGGAGGTAATAAAATGGCAGTAAATTATGAAACTAAAGCAACAAATACAGGTGGCCGTAACGGACACGTTCAAACAGATGATAAAGCAATCGATGTAGCGGTTATTCCACCAGCACAAGCTGACGCTGAAAAAGGTACAAACCCTGAGCAATTATTCGCAGCAGGTTATGCCTCATGCTTTAACGGTGCATTCGATTTAATCTTAAAACAAAACAAAGTGAGAGATGCTGAACCAGAAGTAACTCTAACTGTGCGTTTAGAAGATGATCCAGATGCTGAAAGCCCTAAATTGAGCGTTTCAATTGATGCTAAAGTTAAAAGCGTATTATCTCAAGAAGACGCTGAAAAATATTTACAAGACGCACACGAATTTTGTCCATATTCAAAAGCTACACGTGGCAACATTGACGTTGATTTAAACGTAGAAGTTGTTGACTAGTATTTAATATAATATTTAACCCCTAGACTCTATTTCGAGCCTGGGGGTTATTTTGTGTTTTGATGTTTCTGCCCTCTTATTTCTTGATGTCTTTAGTATTCTCTGTCTAGGTATTTAATTGTCATCATCACTAAATTGAGTGAAAAAATAAACA
This window harbors:
- the sufC gene encoding Fe-S cluster assembly ATPase SufC, producing the protein MPSTLEIKDLHVSIEDKEILKGVNLTINTDEIHVVMGPNGTGKSTLSSAIMGHPNYEVTKGEVLLDGVNILELEVDERAKAGLFLAMQYPSEITGVTTADFLRSAINVKRGEGNEINLMQFIKKLDKEMDRLDIDQDMAQRYLNEGFSGGEKKRNEILQLMMLEPKFAILDEIDSGLDIDALKVVSKGINLMRGEEFGALIITHYQRLLNYITPDHVHVMYAGKVVTSGGPELAKRLEEEGYDWVKEEFNAQ
- a CDS encoding DUF368 domain-containing protein gives rise to the protein MSKIKWSNIWKGFAMGTTDLVPGVSGGTIALLLGIYDEFIRSVSGLFSKRFWESLKFLIPIGLGMVIAIGLLSKVINYLLNEHTVPTMFFFVGLIAGIVPYLLKTSRFKQTFNVKHYSLVALGIIIIVVITLLNNGDKHAGETLEISTGLFIKYFIAGACASSAMLLPGISGSFMLLVFGVYGTVMYALSEFISLNFNAIPVLISVGLGVIAGFLFASKIIQHLLTYHTYLTYALIIGFVVGSLYAVFPGLPDSILIWIISIITIICGFIISYKLGSTTKD
- a CDS encoding hemolysin family protein → MGTLISLITFIILLILTAFFVASEFAIVKVRTSRIHSLATGNNKNALSAQKVVTHLDEYLAACQLGITITALGIGMVGESTFEFMLHPLFSSLGLSDSMIHVFTLISAFVIATYLHVVVGEMAPKTVAIQKAEQITLIIAKPMIMFYKLFYPFIYILNGSARLILKMFGMQPAKESELYHSEEELKLLIKESHEGGEISENELTHINRAFAFDEMTINDGYIALDKVSIIDIKNDVDETKAYINNANYTRFPVFRDNPTQIVGYLHAKDFLNDDLTTLENITNDILKVSLNTKYHHVLELMKTHQIHIALVEDENRNPIGIITMENILENIVGDIKDEHDLV
- a CDS encoding MetQ/NlpA family ABC transporter substrate-binding protein, with product MKKILSLVSVVALALLLAACGGGGDEKDKTITVGASPAPHAEILEKAEPLLEDKGYKLKIKTINDYTTPNKLLDKGELDANFFQHTPYLKTEKEDKGYKVESAGNVHLEPMAVYSKKYKSLKDLPKGATVYVSNNPAEEGRFLKFFVDEGLIKLKDGVKTEDATFDDIVENKKDIKFNNKQSAEYLPKIYQNEDADAVIINSNFAIDQDLSPKDDSIVLEKAKDNPYANLIGVREGHKDDEKIKALIDVLQSKEIKDYINKEYDGAVVPAK
- a CDS encoding methionine ABC transporter permease, with the translated sequence MGNSFGDILREMVTMPNISWDEVWLATYETIYMTVIATAFAFVLGLILGVLLFLSAKSKSPVARVFYSVVSFIVNLFRAIPFIILILLLIPFTSLILGTISGPTGALPALIISAAPFYARLVEIAFKEIDKGVIEAAWSMGANTWTVVKKVLLPEAMPALISGITVTAIALVGSTAVAGVIGAGGLGNLAYLTGFTRNQNDVIFVSTVLILIIVFIIQFIGDWSTNKIDKR
- a CDS encoding methionine ABC transporter ATP-binding protein, which translates into the protein MIELNQIVKRYKTKKHDVLAVDHVDLNIQSGSIFGVVGFSGAGKSTLVRLLNNLEQPTSGDVIIDGDKIGDLSKSDLRKKRQKVSMIFQHFNLLWSRNVLNNITFPLEIAGVSRREAKQRALELVELVGLKGRENAYPSELSGGQKQRVGIARALANEPTVLLCDEATSALDPQTTDEILELLLKIKEERNLTIVIITHEMHVIRRICDEVAVMENGRVIEQGKVTTVFENPQHEVTKRFVKDDLDDDFDESITDLITLNENDYVVRLNFTGSNTTEPLVSYITKTHNIDVNILEANIKHTKDGSIGFLVVHLPTVNSEKFEKFKNDLEAQHVSVEVLKHG
- a CDS encoding thioredoxin family protein, giving the protein MNVTSEHRADVHEHEEKEKYLIFGYTPTCGTCKVSERMLDIANEILKLPITKIDLNFHPDFSQAQEIQSVPVLMLMSKGKEQKRIYAFQSVPYLLENLK
- a CDS encoding toprim domain-containing protein; its protein translation is MTILNQVIIVEGKSDKKRVKQVIDQPIDIICTNGTMGIDKIDEMVETLYDKQVYILVDSDKEGEKIRKWFKRYLSESKHIRIDRQYCEVARCPKPYLSKVLRKHGFSVKDAEKVAKAKLDYIAERVSLLT
- the gcvH gene encoding glycine cleavage system protein GcvH, which encodes MAVPSEFKYSKEHEWVKIEGNTVTIGITEYAQGELGDIVFVELPEVDDEINEGETFGSVESVKTVSELYAPVTGKVVESNEELEDSPEFVNESPYDKAWMVKVELSDESQLDELLSAEQYSEMIGE
- a CDS encoding arsenate reductase family protein encodes the protein MIKFYQYPNCTTCKKAAKFLQEYGVSFEPIDIVQHTPTKNEFKDIIEATEIDINKLFNTHGAKYRELGLKDKLKDLTNDEKLDLLASNGMLVKRPLAISGNKVTVGFKEDQYKETWL
- a CDS encoding thioredoxin family protein codes for the protein MQPINSTDNFKETIQSDNPVIVKFEAGWCPDCKAMDMWIDPITEKYNDYQWFTVNRDELEDVASDNDVMGIPSLLVFKNGEKLAHLHSANAKSPEQVESFLAETFK
- a CDS encoding nitroreductase family protein, yielding MELQEAIAQRRSIKVFKRDMNIDDAALYQAIQQATDAPNHGMREPWRVVHIAKDRLGDMSKQLTKIAFPNLKKKQEDHYNVATNLGGMLALVLKEDPRQKQNLENYMAFGAFTQNLMLLLHEVGIGTCWKTPAYIFEPEMRALFGVKDDESLVGFLYLTDLEDEVPHRERHLNNIIDKF
- the aroD gene encoding type I 3-dehydroquinate dehydratase, which produces MTEVDIAVTIAPENELSQSTIKDLIKFQDSIEIIELRIDQWVDFDVKHVSKVVDNIYSLNLGKKILVTYRTSSQGGSGTLSQEAYLNALAEMINLAHIDLVDIEFEPGKSTQPLIDLIEQFKSKQIQVVLSYHDFKKTPALEALKHLYFKMHQLEPDYLKVAVMPHEKQDVLNLLSAMSETSDSVTQQVIGIAMSKLGVISRTAQGLFGGTVTYGCLDSPKAPGQIHVEALKQQLKLYE
- a CDS encoding organic hydroperoxide resistance protein, whose protein sequence is MAVNYETKATNTGGRNGHVQTDDKAIDVAVIPPAQADAEKGTNPEQLFAAGYASCFNGAFDLILKQNKVRDAEPEVTLTVRLEDDPDAESPKLSVSIDAKVKSVLSQEDAEKYLQDAHEFCPYSKATRGNIDVDLNVEVVD